The proteins below are encoded in one region of Paenibacillus sp. YYML68:
- a CDS encoding pyridoxal phosphate-dependent aminotransferase, which produces MNHSTPSASSAFPMVPADRLQQLPTQFFAKLVRKANEQVAAGHDVINLGQGNPDRPTPPHIVETLQKAAENPLYHKYSPFNGYLFLKEAVAQRYREDYGVELDPETEVAILFGGKTGLVEIVQCLLNPGDVCLVPDPGYPDYWSGVALAGARMAFMPLKEENAFLPDYSALSADDVNKAKLMFINYPNNPTAVSAPISFYEETVRFAEKHGIVVASDFAYGAIGFDGEQPVSFLQVPGAKEVGVEFYTLSKTYNMAGWRVGFCLGNREIVRMINLIQDHYYCSLFGGIQEAAAAALTGPQTCVRELVSVYEGRRNALFTELDRIGWKATRSQGSFFTWLPVPKGYSSESFADLLLNEAKIVVAPGVGFGEHGEGYVRLGLLSSEERLKEAAQRIEALGLF; this is translated from the coding sequence ATGAACCATTCTACCCCGAGCGCGTCAAGTGCTTTTCCTATGGTGCCTGCAGATCGGCTGCAGCAGCTGCCTACACAATTTTTCGCCAAGCTCGTGCGCAAGGCGAACGAGCAGGTCGCAGCCGGACACGACGTCATCAATCTCGGACAAGGCAACCCGGACCGCCCGACGCCGCCGCATATCGTCGAGACACTGCAGAAGGCAGCCGAGAATCCGCTGTATCACAAATATTCGCCGTTCAACGGCTACCTGTTCCTGAAGGAAGCGGTAGCGCAGCGCTATCGTGAGGATTACGGCGTTGAGCTTGATCCCGAGACGGAGGTCGCGATTCTGTTCGGCGGCAAGACGGGACTCGTCGAGATCGTCCAGTGTCTTCTCAACCCCGGCGACGTCTGCCTCGTACCCGATCCCGGCTACCCGGACTACTGGTCTGGCGTTGCTCTAGCGGGTGCCCGCATGGCGTTCATGCCGCTGAAGGAAGAGAACGCATTCCTACCGGATTACTCCGCGTTGTCGGCAGACGATGTGAACAAGGCGAAGCTCATGTTCATCAACTATCCGAACAACCCGACGGCCGTCTCCGCGCCGATCTCCTTCTATGAGGAGACGGTTCGATTCGCTGAGAAGCACGGCATCGTCGTCGCCAGCGACTTCGCCTACGGCGCGATCGGCTTCGACGGCGAGCAGCCGGTCAGCTTCCTACAGGTGCCGGGTGCGAAGGAGGTCGGCGTCGAGTTCTACACGCTGTCCAAGACGTACAACATGGCCGGCTGGCGTGTCGGCTTCTGCCTCGGCAACCGCGAGATCGTGCGAATGATCAACCTCATTCAGGATCATTATTATTGCAGCCTGTTCGGGGGCATCCAGGAGGCGGCGGCCGCAGCGCTGACTGGCCCGCAGACGTGCGTGCGCGAGCTCGTGTCCGTCTACGAGGGACGCCGCAACGCGCTGTTCACTGAGCTCGATCGGATCGGCTGGAAGGCGACGCGCTCGCAGGGCTCGTTCTTCACGTGGCTGCCGGTGCCGAAGGGGTACAGCTCCGAGTCGTTCGCTGACCTGCTGCTGAATGAGGCGAAGATCGTCGTTGCACCAGGCGTCGGCTTCGGCGAGCATGGCGAAGGGTACGTCCGTCTCGGACTGCTGAGCTCGGAGGAGCGTCTGAAGGAAGCGGCGCAGCGGATTGAGGCGCTGGGACTCTTTTAG
- a CDS encoding SMI1/KNR4 family protein, producing the protein MEGYDYDMCNISKMVLDGFKKRLDHNKEILKQGIAGSVFSAKTFFGPPAKEKDIEAFENEVGIIIPKDYRNFLLIHNGAIFYEFEIFGLEDIRNHFVIFDYKNLSPSGWYPIGSDNGSMLWIDQTVLKEESLNKRNNYLHYSEKLFTDSAIPLNLNFERWLERFILASGEHFWYWGLESAELYYMRVEDTLRMQKALGRLLGEE; encoded by the coding sequence ATGGAAGGTTATGATTATGATATGTGCAATATTTCAAAAATGGTACTAGATGGGTTTAAGAAAAGACTTGACCACAATAAAGAAATACTAAAGCAAGGTATAGCTGGCTCTGTTTTCTCTGCTAAAACTTTCTTTGGGCCTCCGGCAAAAGAGAAAGATATTGAGGCATTTGAGAATGAAGTGGGTATTATAATCCCCAAGGATTACAGAAATTTCCTTCTAATTCATAACGGTGCTATTTTTTATGAGTTTGAAATTTTTGGATTAGAGGATATTCGCAATCACTTTGTCATTTTTGACTATAAAAACCTGAGTCCTTCCGGTTGGTATCCTATCGGTTCCGATAATGGAAGCATGCTTTGGATCGATCAAACGGTGCTAAAAGAGGAGTCATTAAACAAGCGAAATAACTATCTTCATTACTCGGAAAAATTATTCACCGATAGCGCAATCCCGTTGAATTTAAACTTCGAACGATGGCTTGAGAGGTTTATTCTTGCATCTGGAGAACATTTTTGGTACTGGGGATTGGAAAGCGCGGAACTATATTATATGAGAGTTGAAGATACACTTAGGATGCAGAAGGCTCTAGGTCGGCTCTTGGGTGAAGAATAA
- a CDS encoding 2-hydroxy-3-keto-5-methylthiopentenyl-1-phosphate phosphatase, translated as MTQKQRIIFCDFDGTITVNDNIVAIMKHFQPEGWETLVKQVLSKEITIRDGVGRMFALLPTSRKDEVIDYAIRNVKLRDGFRELLDYCRKEQVTFLVTSGGIDFFVYPVLEPFDIDKDRIYCNGSDFSGASIRIVWPHACDEHCHNDCGMCKTTIIRRYPREQYERILIGDSVTDFEGAKLADLVFARAQLIELCEELGLNYKPFESFHEVIQGLEETR; from the coding sequence ATGACGCAGAAGCAGCGCATCATTTTTTGCGACTTTGACGGGACGATTACGGTGAACGATAACATCGTGGCGATTATGAAGCATTTTCAGCCGGAGGGCTGGGAGACGCTCGTGAAGCAGGTGTTGTCGAAGGAGATCACGATCAGAGACGGCGTCGGCCGCATGTTCGCCCTGCTGCCGACGTCCCGCAAGGACGAGGTCATCGACTACGCGATCCGCAACGTGAAGCTTCGCGACGGGTTCCGCGAGCTGCTCGACTACTGCCGCAAGGAGCAGGTGACGTTCCTCGTCACGAGCGGCGGCATCGACTTCTTCGTCTATCCGGTGCTGGAGCCGTTCGACATCGATAAGGATCGCATCTACTGCAACGGAAGCGACTTCAGCGGCGCGAGCATCCGAATCGTCTGGCCGCACGCCTGCGACGAGCATTGCCACAACGACTGCGGCATGTGCAAGACGACGATCATTCGCCGTTATCCGCGGGAGCAGTACGAGCGCATTCTGATTGGCGACAGCGTGACGGACTTCGAGGGCGCGAAGCTCGCTGACCTCGTGTTCGCCCGGGCGCAGCTGATCGAGCTATGCGAGGAGCTCGGGCTGAACTACAAGCCGTTCGAGAGCTTCCATGAGGTTATTCAAGGGCTGGAAGAGACTCGTTGA
- a CDS encoding 2,3-diketo-5-methylthiopentyl-1-phosphate enolase — protein MSVTTYSSYCTATYRLYDEKADFHKKAQGIAVGLTVGSWTDLPEARKAEMEKHLGRVVAVDVHEPAGADAQGERYADIRIAYPDVNFSQDIPALLVTVFGKLSMDGRIKLIDLSFSESFLSAFSGPRFGLQGVRDLLGVHDRPLLMSIFKSVIGHDMPALREQFYQQALGGVDLIKDDEILFENPLTPIERRVEVCMEAAEKARQVTGQQLLYAANLTGPTFGLIDQAKKAISAGANALLFNVLAYGFDALSELSRHPDVRVPIMAHPALAGALYPSTYHGIAANVLLGKLMRLAGADLVLFPSPYGSVVMPLAENMAIKDTLLTESAADYVTGAEGKLRLPTSFPVPSAGIHPGLVPWIIRDFGREVVVNAGGGVHGHPMGAAAGGQAFRQAIDACLADESLRSYAERHPELKAAIDAWGAKE, from the coding sequence GTGAGTGTGACTACCTACAGCTCTTATTGCACAGCGACGTATCGACTGTATGATGAGAAGGCTGATTTTCATAAAAAAGCCCAGGGCATCGCCGTCGGCCTCACCGTCGGCAGCTGGACCGACCTGCCCGAGGCGCGCAAGGCGGAGATGGAGAAGCATCTGGGCCGCGTCGTAGCTGTCGACGTGCATGAGCCTGCGGGCGCAGACGCACAAGGCGAGCGCTACGCGGACATCCGCATCGCCTACCCGGACGTCAACTTCAGCCAGGACATTCCAGCGCTGCTCGTCACCGTCTTCGGCAAGCTGTCAATGGACGGCCGCATCAAGCTGATCGACCTGTCGTTCTCCGAGTCGTTCCTGTCCGCGTTCTCGGGGCCGCGCTTCGGCCTGCAAGGGGTGCGCGACCTGCTCGGCGTCCACGACCGCCCACTGCTCATGAGCATCTTCAAGTCGGTCATCGGCCACGACATGCCAGCGCTGCGCGAGCAGTTCTACCAGCAGGCGCTCGGCGGCGTCGATCTGATCAAGGACGACGAGATTCTGTTCGAGAACCCGCTCACGCCGATCGAGCGCCGTGTCGAGGTGTGCATGGAGGCCGCTGAGAAGGCGCGTCAGGTGACAGGTCAACAGCTGCTGTACGCCGCCAACTTGACCGGACCGACGTTCGGCTTAATTGACCAGGCGAAGAAGGCGATCTCCGCAGGCGCGAACGCGCTCCTGTTCAACGTGCTCGCCTACGGCTTCGACGCGCTGAGCGAGCTGAGCCGCCACCCTGACGTGCGTGTGCCGATCATGGCGCATCCGGCTCTCGCTGGCGCGCTGTATCCGTCGACGTATCATGGCATCGCCGCGAACGTGCTGCTCGGCAAGCTGATGCGTCTGGCTGGCGCGGACCTCGTGCTGTTCCCGTCCCCATACGGCTCTGTCGTCATGCCCCTCGCGGAAAATATGGCGATCAAGGACACCCTGCTGACCGAGTCGGCGGCAGATTATGTTACGGGTGCGGAGGGTAAGCTCCGCTTGCCGACCAGCTTCCCGGTGCCGTCCGCGGGCATTCACCCCGGCCTCGTGCCGTGGATCATTCGCGACTTCGGACGCGAGGTCGTCGTCAACGCGGGCGGCGGCGTGCACGGACATCCGATGGGCGCCGCTGCAGGCGGACAAGCGTTCCGCCAAGCGATCGACGCTTGCCTCGCAGACGAATCGCTGCGCAGCTACGCGGAGCGCCATCCAGAGCTGAAGGCCGCCATCGACGCTTGGGGGGCGAAGGAATGA
- the proC gene encoding pyrroline-5-carboxylate reductase, whose protein sequence is MSNLLSTLRIAFVGAGSMAEAIIRGLLNKGGMRGDQIFVTNYTNRIRLDELENNYGVRTSQLPEEKEAAIRSADVVVIAFKPKDAADGITALRGLLHERQLLVSVIAGLSIATIHDLLQSSSIPVVRTMPNTSSTIGLGATGISFCPSVSDAQQAAAIDMFQSIGITSIVAEPLLDTITGLSGSGPAYIYYMMEAMIEGAVRGGLDREAARLFTVQTVLGAARMVEETGEEPAELRHKVTSPNGTTQAALELLAERGFQEAASQAVLRAAERAGEIGAAISDAAASYTK, encoded by the coding sequence GTGTCCAACCTGCTATCTACTCTACGCATCGCCTTCGTCGGCGCAGGCTCTATGGCCGAGGCGATCATCCGTGGTCTACTGAATAAAGGCGGCATGCGCGGCGACCAGATCTTCGTCACGAACTATACGAACCGCATACGTCTTGACGAGCTGGAGAACAACTACGGCGTTCGCACCTCGCAGCTCCCCGAGGAAAAGGAGGCCGCCATCCGCAGCGCCGACGTCGTCGTCATCGCCTTCAAGCCGAAGGATGCGGCCGATGGCATTACCGCCCTGCGCGGCCTGCTCCACGAGCGCCAGCTGCTCGTCTCCGTCATCGCGGGACTGTCGATCGCAACGATCCACGATCTGCTGCAATCCAGCTCCATCCCGGTCGTGCGCACGATGCCGAACACGTCCAGCACAATCGGTCTCGGCGCGACAGGCATCAGCTTCTGCCCGAGCGTCAGCGACGCACAGCAGGCGGCCGCGATTGACATGTTCCAGTCGATCGGCATTACGAGCATCGTCGCCGAGCCGCTGCTCGACACGATTACCGGCTTGTCCGGCAGCGGTCCTGCCTACATCTACTATATGATGGAAGCGATGATCGAGGGCGCTGTCCGCGGCGGCCTCGATCGCGAAGCCGCACGGCTGTTCACCGTTCAGACGGTGCTCGGCGCTGCCCGCATGGTCGAAGAGACTGGCGAGGAGCCGGCCGAGCTGCGACATAAGGTCACTTCGCCCAACGGCACGACGCAGGCGGCGCTTGAGCTGCTCGCCGAGCGCGGCTTCCAGGAGGCCGCCTCCCAGGCTGTGCTGCGTGCTGCTGAGCGCGCAGGCGAGATCGGCGCAGCGATCAGCGACGCCGCCGCGTCCTATACGAAGTAA
- a CDS encoding DUF5050 domain-containing protein: protein MISRRMVKVSILFIFCLSVLMPAEQSQATDAKVRVNLPSFEVKLNGNAVDNQHREYPLLVYKNITYFPMTWYDSRLLGLEASWSTSGGLNIRQSSVTSSYVSYNSGERNMSTYMAVVPTTLINVNGKVIDNAKEEYPLFLFRDVTYFPLTWRFAREQFGWDYEWNPISGLRIQSHNPQVQRAGLPVQASENDIALFKGYYYFVETTETTKHIYRAPVQQPNEREEIYSYPNETSYNNALTFQIRENELWFFYHLGGNTTGSTTFVKINDKGEAEQLHRGYLDFRDTPYGTLIINTGATTEAGNLYLLQKNGPEGTRVKSVGDQSAIKFAQHVRTSHSTATTVVGEDVYVLCAINPSDSKNIYRINLTTNKTELVVKSSVSWFRVVNNELFYVKEGDNVLYSSGVDGTGEVRRSDHPVSWFDILDGNVFYTTKENGNQYLHQALPNGEDPFVWSSPISSVQVINNELIVTTGESDSKNIVRLNSSGHLTLSVANPISRIFTSDNGLLFQTYLDSMVKLIHLEN, encoded by the coding sequence ATGATAAGTAGAAGAATGGTTAAGGTATCGATCCTTTTCATATTCTGCTTAAGTGTACTAATGCCTGCAGAACAGAGTCAAGCCACAGATGCGAAAGTGAGGGTGAATCTTCCGAGCTTTGAAGTAAAACTGAACGGCAATGCAGTGGATAATCAGCATCGTGAGTATCCTCTTCTTGTTTATAAAAACATAACCTATTTTCCAATGACATGGTACGATTCAAGATTACTTGGTTTGGAGGCGAGTTGGTCAACGAGTGGAGGCTTGAATATTAGGCAGAGCTCAGTGACTTCCTCGTATGTTTCATACAATTCCGGGGAACGAAACATGTCCACCTATATGGCCGTTGTCCCCACCACGTTAATAAACGTTAATGGCAAAGTGATTGATAACGCTAAAGAAGAATATCCATTATTCCTCTTCCGGGATGTCACTTATTTCCCGCTAACATGGCGTTTCGCTCGAGAACAATTTGGATGGGATTATGAATGGAACCCTATCAGCGGACTACGTATCCAATCCCATAATCCGCAAGTCCAACGTGCCGGCTTACCTGTACAGGCTAGTGAGAATGATATAGCACTGTTCAAGGGATATTACTATTTCGTGGAGACAACGGAAACGACAAAGCATATCTATCGAGCTCCTGTTCAGCAACCAAATGAAAGGGAGGAAATATATTCATATCCGAACGAGACTAGTTATAACAACGCATTGACCTTTCAAATCCGTGAGAACGAGCTTTGGTTTTTTTATCATCTTGGGGGAAATACAACCGGTAGTACTACATTTGTGAAAATAAATGACAAAGGCGAAGCAGAACAGTTGCATCGGGGATATCTTGATTTTCGTGATACGCCTTACGGTACATTAATCATCAATACAGGCGCTACCACGGAGGCAGGAAATCTGTATTTACTGCAGAAAAACGGCCCGGAGGGAACAAGAGTCAAGAGCGTAGGCGATCAAAGCGCAATAAAGTTTGCTCAGCATGTGCGAACTTCTCATTCTACGGCCACTACGGTAGTCGGTGAAGATGTTTATGTGCTGTGTGCAATTAACCCCTCCGATTCGAAGAACATCTACAGAATTAACCTTACAACGAATAAGACTGAGTTGGTCGTCAAGTCAAGCGTTAGTTGGTTTCGAGTAGTAAACAATGAGTTGTTCTATGTAAAAGAAGGTGACAATGTTCTATATTCTTCCGGAGTTGATGGAACCGGGGAAGTGAGACGATCCGACCATCCCGTATCTTGGTTTGACATCCTTGATGGCAACGTATTTTATACAACCAAGGAGAATGGTAACCAATATTTGCACCAGGCCCTGCCCAATGGGGAAGACCCATTCGTATGGTCAAGTCCGATTTCAAGTGTACAGGTGATTAATAATGAGCTTATCGTCACTACTGGAGAAAGCGACAGCAAGAATATAGTACGGCTAAATAGCTCGGGTCACTTAACGCTAAGCGTGGCGAACCCGATCTCACGCATATTCACGTCTGACAACGGACTGTTATTCCAGACTTATTTAGACTCAATGGTCAAGCTCATTCATCTTGAAAACTAA
- the pyrE gene encoding orotate phosphoribosyltransferase yields the protein MSSVTIQTNPQLAEQIAADLLSIGAVSLRPQQPFTWTSGLKSPIYCDNRLTISHPDVRERIAEGFASLIREFFPETEVIAGAATGGIPHAAWVAHKLNLPMVYVRDKAKGHGKENLIEGTIKPGQKTVVIEDLISTGGSSLKVAVAVNEAGAEALGVLGIFSYQFDKAKQAFEEGGVPFETLTNYTTLVQVALAQGSIQEQDVAALQAWRANPSEYGK from the coding sequence ATGAGTTCTGTTACGATTCAAACTAACCCGCAGCTGGCCGAGCAAATCGCCGCTGATCTGCTATCTATCGGTGCGGTGTCGCTGCGTCCGCAGCAGCCATTCACGTGGACGTCCGGCCTGAAGTCGCCGATCTACTGTGACAACCGTCTGACGATCTCCCATCCGGACGTTCGCGAGCGTATCGCGGAAGGGTTCGCTTCGCTGATCCGCGAATTTTTCCCCGAGACGGAGGTTATTGCTGGAGCTGCAACAGGCGGTATCCCGCACGCGGCGTGGGTCGCGCACAAGCTGAACCTGCCGATGGTCTACGTCCGCGACAAGGCGAAGGGACACGGCAAGGAGAATCTGATCGAGGGCACGATCAAGCCAGGGCAAAAGACGGTCGTCATCGAGGATCTGATCTCGACAGGCGGCAGCTCGCTGAAGGTAGCCGTGGCGGTCAACGAGGCCGGAGCTGAAGCGCTCGGCGTGCTCGGTATCTTTTCCTACCAGTTCGACAAGGCGAAGCAGGCGTTCGAGGAGGGCGGCGTGCCGTTCGAGACGCTGACGAACTATACGACGCTTGTGCAGGTTGCACTGGCGCAGGGCAGCATTCAGGAGCAGGACGTAGCCGCGCTGCAGGCGTGGAGAGCGAACCCGAGTGAGTACGGGAAGTAA
- the proB gene encoding glutamate 5-kinase, whose product MQQAIVVKIGSSSLTSDEGGLNRSQIEFFASELAALQKQGYPVLLVTSGAVAAGFRELGYETRPKALHEKQASASVGQALLMQAYHEAFARHGVGVGQILLTRIDFVSRKRVHNAQMTLEELLRRRMIPIINENDTVSVDELKFGDNDKLSSLVANLVRAKQLVIITDMDGLYTGDPRKDKAAKRIDRVSVIDEELYRYAGGSGSSVGTGGMRSKVEAARISMRGGIPVFIGRVTEPGDLAAAVEGVGKGTYFEPTGHSLPVKKQWLGFHSQPLGTVVVDEGAERALVSGGKSLLPAGVREVAGEFHPGDVIEVLNASGQTVGRGVVNYAAWQLQAVAGLGTDEVQRRIEVPRIEVIHRDEWITLASGVSSGGAGEPTS is encoded by the coding sequence ATGCAACAGGCTATCGTTGTCAAAATCGGCAGCAGCTCGCTCACGTCAGACGAGGGCGGGCTGAACCGCAGTCAAATTGAATTTTTTGCGAGCGAGCTCGCAGCGCTGCAGAAGCAGGGCTATCCGGTGCTGCTCGTCACCTCAGGCGCGGTCGCCGCTGGCTTCCGCGAGCTCGGCTACGAGACGCGGCCGAAGGCGCTGCACGAGAAGCAAGCGTCCGCCTCGGTCGGACAGGCGCTGCTCATGCAGGCGTACCACGAGGCGTTCGCCCGTCACGGCGTCGGCGTCGGGCAAATCTTGCTGACGCGCATCGACTTCGTCAGCCGCAAGCGGGTGCATAACGCGCAGATGACGCTGGAGGAGCTGCTGCGCCGCCGCATGATCCCCATTATTAACGAGAATGATACGGTATCGGTCGATGAGCTGAAGTTCGGGGACAACGACAAGCTGTCCTCCCTCGTGGCCAATCTTGTGCGGGCGAAGCAGCTCGTCATTATTACGGACATGGACGGACTATATACCGGCGATCCGCGCAAGGACAAGGCGGCTAAGCGTATTGACCGCGTGTCCGTCATAGACGAGGAGCTGTATCGGTACGCCGGCGGCTCCGGCTCGTCGGTCGGCACAGGCGGCATGCGCTCCAAGGTGGAGGCGGCCCGTATATCGATGCGGGGCGGCATCCCGGTCTTCATCGGGCGCGTGACCGAGCCTGGCGATCTGGCTGCTGCCGTCGAGGGCGTCGGCAAGGGCACGTACTTCGAGCCGACAGGCCACAGCCTGCCGGTCAAGAAGCAGTGGCTCGGCTTCCACTCCCAGCCGCTCGGCACTGTCGTCGTCGACGAGGGCGCCGAGCGGGCGCTCGTCAGCGGCGGCAAGAGCTTGCTCCCCGCCGGTGTCCGCGAGGTCGCTGGCGAGTTCCACCCCGGCGACGTCATCGAGGTGCTGAATGCGAGCGGCCAGACGGTCGGCCGCGGCGTCGTCAACTATGCCGCCTGGCAGCTGCAGGCGGTCGCAGGGCTCGGCACCGATGAGGTGCAGCGGCGCATCGAGGTGCCCCGCATCGAGGTGATTCACCGTGATGAGTGGATTACGCTCGCGAGCGGCGTGAGCAGTGGGGGAGCAGGCGAACCGACGAGCTGA
- a CDS encoding glutamate-5-semialdehyde dehydrogenase, translating to MSIHTQAHTSEVAQKAALAKAAAPKLALLTTEQKNAALLRMADALVAEAASIMAANELDLQRGRENGTSPSLLDRLALDEARIGGIAEGLRQVVALPDPVGDVLEQFDRPNGLAIRKVRVPLGVIGMIYEARPNVTVDAAGLCLKTGNAVVLRGGSSALESNRRIVEVLHMALSETDVPVDAVQLVLDPDRKSVDEMLRLNGLLDVLIPRGGASLIQNVVKNASVPVIETGAGICHTFVDETAKPEMALRIALNAKVQRPSVCNSMETLLVHLAFAEQHLQLLVDAFVEKKVELRVDEETLARCPYLTAASAQDWDTEYNDYILNIRIVKSVDEALAHIAQHGTQHSECIVTENNENAVRFLNEVDAAAVYHNASTRFTDGFEFGFGAEIGISTQKLHVRGPMGLPALTSSKYCIVGNGQIRE from the coding sequence ATGTCTATCCATACACAAGCCCACACATCCGAGGTTGCTCAGAAGGCAGCGCTGGCCAAGGCCGCAGCGCCGAAGCTCGCCCTGCTCACGACCGAGCAGAAGAACGCCGCACTGCTGCGCATGGCGGACGCGCTCGTCGCTGAAGCCGCCTCGATCATGGCAGCGAACGAGCTCGATCTGCAGCGCGGACGCGAGAACGGCACGTCCCCTTCCCTGCTCGACCGACTGGCGCTCGACGAAGCGCGCATCGGCGGCATCGCAGAGGGACTGCGTCAAGTCGTCGCACTGCCGGACCCGGTCGGCGACGTGCTCGAGCAGTTCGACCGCCCGAACGGACTTGCGATCCGCAAGGTGCGCGTGCCGCTCGGCGTCATCGGCATGATCTACGAGGCGCGTCCGAACGTTACCGTCGATGCCGCAGGCCTATGCCTGAAGACAGGCAACGCGGTCGTGCTGCGTGGCGGCTCGTCGGCGCTCGAATCGAACCGACGCATCGTCGAGGTGCTGCACATGGCGCTCAGCGAGACCGACGTACCGGTCGATGCGGTGCAGCTCGTGCTCGATCCCGACCGCAAGTCGGTCGATGAGATGCTGCGCCTGAACGGCCTGCTCGACGTGCTCATTCCACGCGGTGGCGCTTCGCTCATCCAGAACGTCGTGAAGAACGCCTCCGTGCCGGTCATCGAGACGGGCGCAGGCATTTGCCACACGTTCGTGGACGAGACGGCGAAGCCAGAGATGGCGCTGCGCATCGCTCTGAACGCCAAGGTACAGCGTCCGTCCGTCTGCAACTCGATGGAGACGCTGCTCGTCCACCTCGCCTTCGCGGAGCAGCATCTGCAGCTGCTCGTCGATGCTTTCGTCGAGAAGAAGGTTGAGCTGCGCGTCGATGAAGAGACGCTTGCGCGTTGTCCATACTTAACGGCTGCCAGCGCCCAGGATTGGGATACGGAGTACAACGACTACATTCTGAATATCCGCATTGTTAAAAGTGTGGATGAGGCGCTCGCCCATATCGCCCAGCACGGTACGCAGCATTCCGAGTGCATCGTCACGGAGAACAACGAGAACGCCGTTCGCTTCTTGAACGAGGTCGATGCCGCAGCGGTGTACCACAACGCATCCACTCGCTTCACCGACGGCTTCGAATTCGGCTTCGGCGCAGAGATCGGCATCAGCACACAGAAGCTCCACGTGCGCGGACCGATGGGCTTGCCAGCGCTGACGTCGAGCAAGTATTGCATCGTCGGCAACGGACAAATTCGCGAGTAG
- a CDS encoding methylthioribulose 1-phosphate dehydratase translates to MGFQVTLEEKQRAFAELKDIKTLLASRGWFPGTSGNLSVRVGEFTKEHFAFAVTASGKDKSVHTPSDYLLVDQDGKPIEATSLRPSAETLIHCEIYKATGAGAIFHVHTVFNNVISEFYAERGSVPIDGVELIKAFNIWDEEAQIDIPIVPNYADIPRIAELVERSIMPRIPGILIRKHGICAWGANAFEAKRHLEAFEFLFEYAYRLALLKK, encoded by the coding sequence ATGGGATTCCAAGTGACATTAGAAGAAAAGCAGCGCGCCTTCGCAGAGCTGAAGGACATCAAGACGCTGCTCGCGTCCCGCGGCTGGTTCCCCGGCACGAGCGGCAACCTGTCCGTCCGCGTCGGTGAATTCACGAAGGAGCATTTCGCCTTCGCGGTGACAGCCAGCGGCAAGGACAAGTCGGTGCATACGCCATCCGACTACTTGCTCGTCGATCAGGACGGCAAGCCGATCGAGGCGACCAGCCTCCGACCGTCTGCCGAGACGCTGATTCATTGCGAGATTTACAAGGCGACGGGTGCTGGCGCCATTTTCCACGTACATACAGTGTTCAACAACGTCATCTCCGAGTTCTACGCCGAGCGCGGCAGCGTGCCGATCGACGGCGTCGAGCTGATCAAGGCGTTCAACATCTGGGACGAGGAGGCGCAGATCGACATTCCGATCGTGCCGAACTACGCCGACATCCCGCGCATCGCCGAGCTCGTCGAGCGTTCGATTATGCCGCGCATCCCGGGCATTCTGATCCGCAAGCACGGCATTTGCGCATGGGGCGCGAACGCGTTCGAGGCGAAGCGCCACTTGGAGGCGTTCGAGTTTTTGTTCGAGTATGCGTACAGGCTGGCACTGCTGAAGAAGTAG